In Robbsia sp. KACC 23696, a single window of DNA contains:
- a CDS encoding sugar phosphate isomerase/epimerase — protein MTSNTQRPLSLSALTVLELTPPQMVDCAAKAGYQYVGLRLAPATDTEVHHHFIADTPLRRETLARVRDNDIGVLDIEILRLKPETHVADFESFFAAGALFGAQFALVAGNDPDASRTADHLAQVAELAGQYGIRPCIEPMPWTDVKSVSQGGRIVAASKTKNTGLIVDPIHFDRAGSTLDDLAALPADYFHYLQLCDAPAARPDDLETILFQARAERMIPGEGGLDLAGILRALPPTIPIGLEVPMVEWAKTADALERATRLYDATRKLLAQVY, from the coding sequence ATGACGTCGAATACGCAACGCCCATTGTCTCTTTCTGCATTGACCGTGCTGGAGTTGACGCCGCCGCAGATGGTGGATTGTGCGGCAAAGGCGGGCTATCAATATGTGGGCTTGCGACTGGCGCCAGCCACCGATACCGAAGTGCATCACCATTTTATCGCCGATACGCCCTTGCGACGCGAGACCTTGGCGCGCGTGCGCGATAACGACATTGGCGTATTGGATATCGAGATCTTGCGATTAAAGCCCGAAACGCATGTCGCCGACTTCGAATCGTTTTTTGCTGCCGGTGCGTTGTTCGGTGCGCAGTTCGCGCTGGTTGCGGGTAATGATCCCGATGCGTCCCGCACAGCCGATCACTTGGCGCAGGTGGCGGAGCTGGCGGGCCAATACGGCATTCGCCCGTGCATCGAGCCGATGCCATGGACCGATGTGAAAAGCGTCAGCCAGGGCGGCCGGATCGTGGCAGCGTCGAAGACTAAGAACACGGGCTTGATCGTCGATCCGATTCACTTCGATCGCGCCGGATCGACACTGGACGATCTGGCAGCCCTGCCTGCCGATTACTTTCACTACCTGCAACTATGCGATGCACCAGCGGCGCGGCCGGACGATCTTGAGACGATATTATTTCAGGCACGCGCTGAGCGAATGATTCCGGGTGAGGGCGGGCTCGACCTCGCGGGAATATTGCGGGCGCTGCCGCCGACGATCCCGATCGGTCTGGAGGTGCCGATGGTCGAATGGGCCAAGACGGCCGATGCGCTCGAACGCGCCACGCGTTTGTATGACGCGACGCGGAAACTGTTGGCGCAAGTGTATTAG
- a CDS encoding IclR family transcriptional regulator, with protein MAGNLERAMSIIELLARQGDSMQLAAIADTLDIPRSATHRVLSELRDEGYVRQDPRGEYLLSLKMVSLGLIWLSTAGVIDISRPILDKLAEVSGELARLGIVEGSQITFVGKSQGAKSGLRYDPDMGSQPPLHCTASGQAWLSTLSDEDALALVSRQGGIGKGVSGTPKAPKTIQQFLSDLTRARKAGYGYASDTYEAGMTAIAAPIKHPVSHITVGIVSLAGPTSRLPDARVKELVPALLEAASNMSAAAVSSPYFDRSVAVESNEETLSASVLTTPVAVRKRGRPRII; from the coding sequence ATGGCAGGCAATCTCGAGCGCGCGATGTCGATCATCGAACTGCTGGCCCGCCAGGGCGACAGCATGCAATTGGCCGCCATCGCGGATACGTTGGACATCCCCCGGAGTGCAACGCATCGCGTGCTGTCCGAGCTCCGGGACGAGGGCTATGTGCGGCAAGACCCCCGCGGAGAATATCTGCTCTCCTTGAAAATGGTCTCGCTGGGCTTGATCTGGCTGTCGACGGCCGGCGTGATCGATATTTCTCGGCCGATCCTGGATAAGCTCGCCGAGGTCTCCGGGGAACTCGCGCGCCTGGGCATCGTAGAGGGAAGTCAGATTACGTTTGTCGGTAAGTCGCAAGGTGCGAAGTCCGGATTGCGTTATGACCCGGACATGGGGAGCCAGCCTCCCTTGCATTGCACGGCCAGCGGCCAAGCCTGGCTATCGACGCTGAGCGATGAGGATGCGCTGGCGCTCGTCTCGCGCCAAGGCGGTATCGGCAAGGGCGTATCCGGAACGCCCAAGGCGCCGAAGACCATCCAGCAGTTTTTAAGCGATCTGACACGTGCGCGTAAAGCCGGTTACGGCTATGCGTCCGATACTTATGAGGCGGGAATGACGGCCATCGCTGCGCCGATCAAACATCCGGTGAGCCATATCACCGTCGGGATCGTCAGTCTGGCCGGGCCGACGAGTCGTCTGCCCGATGCGCGTGTCAAGGAGTTGGTGCCGGCCTTGCTCGAAGCCGCCAGCAATATGAGCGCTGCAGCGGTCAGCTCACCCTATTTCGACCGCAGCGTTGCCGTCGAGTCAAACGAGGAGACGCTCTCTGCCTCCGTGCTGACGACGCCAGTCGCGGTCCGCAAGCGGGGGCGCCCGCGAATCATCTGA
- the pbpC gene encoding penicillin-binding protein 1C, which translates to MTRQGLASAVMLACVLGAVPVRAMALPTFDAVRETWRSADWILLARDGTPLQRTRVDFTARRGDWVALADVSPALLQAILVSEDRRFYEHSGVDWRGAVGAAWANLWNTRTRGASTVTMQLAGLLDGQRDGPRDDGRRPSGRRSWSGKADQAWEALQLERGWRKDQILEAYLNLLPFRGEIIGLDGLSRTLFGKAASGLDAPEAAIAAALVRAPNAAPARVRTRACSILKDMDADADCAVLDGNAALATRGVTQVSRVAADDGTGVAGRNTNPGLAPHFARRIATEVHPVAGARVRSTLDAPLQRFARDMLQRALTELNGPRQNRNVADGAVLVIDNASGEVRAWVGSSGVLSAAPDVDAVTALRQAGSTLKPFLYAQAIDEGRLNAASLLDDAPLDLAAGGGLYIPQNYDKHFKGWVSVRSALASSLNVPAVRTLVLVTPNRFANTLKGLGLPLTEEGDFYGYSLALGSADVSLLTLTNAYRALANGGRVSTVRDQPPALNTSSNTAMQRAETAARGPVPNAKVSASGVSNEAPGKRIFSPAATYIVTDILADNNARVRTFGLDSVLNTRGFSAVKTGTSKDMRDNWAVGFTSRYTIGVWVGNANGSAMWNVSGVTGAAPVWAALVAYLERRGTSIAPKAPADVEHRWITYAPGIEPSRNEWFVRGTGVDTIRLSAAALADTAGHSMPGGTRHTSIEVGSARDAGASPPPPSAGASAPLLISAPPDGTIFALDPDIPPLNQRIWFEQGNAAAARATWRLDGRVIGRGSRLAWSPWPGRHRLELLDARGRVADTIAFEVRGAFARTPQASVSSIGQTR; encoded by the coding sequence ATGACACGTCAGGGCCTGGCTTCGGCAGTGATGCTGGCGTGCGTGCTGGGCGCGGTGCCGGTGCGCGCGATGGCGCTGCCGACTTTTGATGCCGTGCGCGAAACATGGCGCAGTGCCGATTGGATATTGCTCGCGCGCGACGGTACGCCGCTGCAACGGACACGCGTGGATTTCACCGCGCGACGCGGCGACTGGGTGGCGCTCGCTGACGTATCGCCTGCATTGCTGCAGGCGATTCTCGTCTCCGAGGACCGTCGCTTCTACGAACACAGCGGGGTGGATTGGCGCGGCGCCGTTGGGGCCGCCTGGGCCAATCTGTGGAACACGCGCACGCGCGGCGCGTCCACCGTGACGATGCAGCTCGCCGGCCTGCTCGATGGTCAGCGCGATGGTCCACGCGACGACGGACGACGCCCTTCGGGCCGACGCTCTTGGTCCGGCAAGGCCGATCAGGCGTGGGAAGCGTTGCAACTGGAACGCGGTTGGCGTAAAGATCAGATCCTCGAGGCGTATCTCAATTTACTGCCGTTCCGCGGCGAAATCATCGGCTTGGACGGCTTGTCGCGGACGCTGTTCGGCAAGGCCGCCTCAGGACTCGATGCGCCAGAAGCCGCCATCGCTGCCGCCTTGGTCCGCGCGCCGAACGCCGCGCCCGCCCGCGTCCGCACGCGGGCCTGCAGCATCTTGAAAGACATGGATGCCGATGCCGATTGTGCGGTCCTCGATGGCAATGCGGCGCTGGCAACCCGGGGTGTGACGCAGGTGTCGCGTGTCGCCGCCGACGACGGCACGGGTGTCGCGGGGCGGAACACCAACCCTGGCCTGGCCCCCCATTTCGCCCGCCGCATCGCCACCGAGGTGCATCCTGTCGCCGGTGCACGCGTGCGTTCCACGCTGGACGCCCCATTGCAGCGCTTCGCGCGCGACATGTTACAGCGTGCCCTGACCGAATTGAACGGGCCCAGGCAAAACCGCAATGTGGCGGACGGCGCCGTGCTGGTCATCGACAATGCCAGCGGCGAGGTACGCGCTTGGGTCGGCTCCTCGGGTGTGTTGTCGGCGGCCCCCGACGTCGATGCGGTGACGGCCCTGCGTCAGGCTGGTTCGACGCTGAAGCCGTTTCTTTATGCGCAGGCGATCGACGAGGGTCGCCTGAACGCGGCCTCCTTGCTCGACGATGCACCACTCGATCTCGCTGCCGGCGGCGGACTGTATATCCCTCAAAACTACGACAAGCACTTCAAGGGATGGGTCAGCGTCCGCAGCGCACTGGCAAGTTCGCTGAACGTGCCGGCTGTGCGCACGCTGGTACTCGTCACGCCAAACCGATTTGCAAACACCTTGAAAGGGCTGGGCCTGCCGCTGACCGAGGAAGGGGATTTCTACGGTTATAGCCTGGCGCTCGGCAGTGCCGACGTGTCGCTGCTGACGCTGACGAACGCTTATCGTGCCCTGGCGAACGGCGGACGCGTCAGCACGGTGCGAGATCAACCGCCGGCCCTGAATACGTCCTCGAACACGGCCATGCAGCGCGCCGAGACGGCGGCGCGCGGGCCCGTCCCTAACGCGAAGGTGTCGGCATCGGGTGTGTCGAACGAAGCGCCAGGAAAACGGATATTCAGTCCGGCAGCGACGTATATCGTCACCGATATCCTCGCCGACAATAACGCACGCGTGCGGACCTTCGGGCTCGACAGCGTCTTGAACACGCGTGGATTTTCCGCGGTCAAGACGGGCACCAGCAAGGACATGCGCGACAACTGGGCGGTCGGCTTCACCTCGCGCTACACCATCGGGGTCTGGGTGGGGAACGCCAACGGATCCGCCATGTGGAATGTGTCCGGCGTCACTGGCGCCGCGCCCGTGTGGGCTGCGCTCGTCGCCTACCTGGAACGTCGTGGGACCAGTATTGCGCCGAAAGCGCCAGCCGACGTCGAACACCGCTGGATCACCTATGCCCCTGGTATCGAACCGTCTCGCAACGAGTGGTTTGTACGCGGAACCGGCGTGGATACGATTCGATTGTCGGCTGCGGCCCTTGCCGATACGGCGGGTCACTCGATGCCGGGCGGAACGCGTCATACGTCGATCGAGGTCGGCAGTGCGCGCGATGCGGGCGCGTCGCCCCCACCGCCAAGCGCCGGTGCGAGCGCCCCGCTGCTCATTTCGGCTCCGCCTGACGGCACGATATTCGCACTCGATCCCGATATTCCTCCGCTGAACCAACGCATCTGGTTCGAACAAGGCAATGCGGCGGCTGCGCGCGCGACGTGGCGACTCGACGGCCGCGTGATCGGTCGCGGATCACGCCTCGCCTGGTCGCCGTGGCCGGGACGCCATCGCCTGGAGCTGCTGGATGCGCGGGGACGCGTGGCCGACACGATCGCGTTCGAGGTCCGAGGCGCATTTGCCAGGACACCGCAAGCGTCGGTTTCATCGATCGGGCAAACGCGTTGA
- a CDS encoding MFS transporter — MPNDIRHAPDEGAGRDAHSRKQTKRATASGWIGSALEYYDFFIYAQAAALVFPQLFFPSSDPKAAIVASLATYGVGYVARPIGGFFLGHWGDRYGRKNVLLICMLIMGISTMAVGILPTYHQVGVLAPILLVIVRLAQGFAVAGEISGASSMILEHAPFGRRGYYSSFTLQGVQAGQLLAAAVFLPLAYFMDDASFNAWGWRIPFLLSAAVLIAGYFIRKEVDETPAFAKQIATNQLTKSPIKEAFKHSWADMLRVVVMALMNVIPVVATIFGAAYAVQTSYGIGFHKSVYLWIPVIGNIVAVLLIPYVGNLSDRIGRRLPMAVGSVAAGVLSIGYLYAISIHSVPLAFLMSVLMWGIVYQGYNAIFPSFFPELFPTRARVSAMAIGQNIGTLISALLPALFASVAPPGSNNIPLTVGGITLGITILSAIACWSARETYRIPMDHLGERDAEPIEKGVYDRERDRTVAENKLEKAGV; from the coding sequence ATGCCGAACGATATTAGACACGCCCCGGACGAGGGCGCAGGCCGGGACGCACACAGCCGAAAACAAACAAAGCGCGCGACGGCCAGCGGATGGATCGGCTCGGCGCTCGAGTACTACGACTTTTTCATTTACGCGCAGGCCGCGGCGCTCGTTTTTCCGCAGCTATTCTTCCCGTCCAGCGATCCGAAAGCCGCCATCGTCGCATCGCTCGCCACCTATGGCGTCGGCTACGTCGCCCGGCCGATCGGCGGCTTCTTCCTCGGCCATTGGGGCGACCGGTATGGCCGGAAGAATGTGCTGCTGATCTGCATGCTCATCATGGGTATCTCCACGATGGCGGTCGGCATACTGCCGACCTATCACCAGGTCGGTGTCTTGGCGCCGATCCTGCTGGTGATCGTGCGATTGGCGCAGGGCTTTGCCGTGGCCGGCGAGATATCCGGCGCGAGTTCGATGATTCTCGAACACGCCCCCTTCGGACGCCGTGGCTATTATTCGAGCTTTACGCTGCAAGGCGTGCAAGCCGGACAACTGCTTGCCGCGGCCGTGTTTCTGCCGCTGGCCTACTTCATGGACGACGCGTCATTCAACGCCTGGGGATGGCGGATTCCGTTCTTGCTGTCGGCAGCCGTGCTGATCGCCGGCTACTTCATTCGAAAGGAAGTGGATGAAACGCCGGCGTTCGCCAAGCAAATCGCGACGAATCAGTTGACGAAATCGCCCATCAAAGAAGCATTCAAGCACAGCTGGGCCGATATGCTGCGCGTGGTGGTCATGGCGCTGATGAACGTCATTCCCGTCGTGGCGACGATCTTTGGCGCAGCGTATGCGGTGCAGACCTCTTACGGCATCGGCTTCCACAAGAGCGTCTATCTGTGGATTCCGGTCATCGGCAACATCGTCGCCGTGCTACTGATTCCCTACGTCGGCAATCTGTCCGATCGCATTGGCCGACGTCTGCCGATGGCAGTCGGGTCCGTGGCGGCCGGCGTCCTGTCGATCGGCTATCTGTACGCGATCAGTATCCACAGCGTGCCGCTCGCCTTTTTAATGTCCGTCTTGATGTGGGGCATCGTGTATCAAGGCTATAACGCCATCTTCCCGAGTTTCTTTCCGGAATTGTTTCCCACGCGCGCACGCGTGTCGGCGATGGCAATCGGTCAGAACATCGGCACTTTGATCAGCGCGTTGTTGCCGGCGCTGTTCGCCTCCGTCGCGCCACCGGGATCGAACAATATTCCGCTGACAGTCGGCGGCATCACGCTTGGGATCACCATTCTCTCGGCAATCGCGTGTTGGAGCGCGCGCGAAACCTATCGTATTCCCATGGACCATTTGGGCGAGCGCGATGCGGAGCCGATCGAGAAAGGCGTCTACGACCGCGAGCGGGATCGCACGGTAGCGGAAAACAAGCTCGAGAAAGCCGGCGTCTGA
- a CDS encoding FAD-dependent oxidoreductase, which yields MDKTSRTNAADGAVSGSHRMECDLLVIGSGAAGLSAAVTAAWHGLKVIVVEKERVFGGATSWSGGWMWVPGNPLAKRAGIEEDPKQPREYLKNELQGRYDAARIDAFLDNAGPMVAFFEKNTSLQFAEGNGIPDVHGRVPGAATQGHQVIAAPYDGRDAGPLLRRLRRTMRETAFMGMPIMAGSDLAAFLGMTRSFKAFLHVSKRFSRHLLDLAVHGRAMQLVNGVALTARLAKSAVDLGVTLIESAPAQRLLLAGNGVRGAIVSSPRGNIEIQASKGVMLATGGFPNDIDRRKALFPRTPTGLEHLALPPAACSGDGITLGEAVGAHFQTDVASAAAWAPVSKVLHSDGSIGHFPHIIDRGKPGVIGVLSTGKRFVNEADGYYDYGAAMVAAAPAGEEVASWLICDHTFQRRYGLGFAKPFPVSVRSLLKNGYLKRGDSIRALAEACGIASEALVATVAEYNEYARQGEDPLWGRGSTPYNRKNGDPLHPGKNPCIAPIENGPFYAVKVLPGSFGTFAGLKTNRHAQVLDQADAPISGLYAAGADMVSIFGGFYPSGGINLGPAMTFGYIAARHAAGLISSADEDLPRQSTRRAQSMPEVEASY from the coding sequence ATGGATAAAACATCACGAACGAACGCTGCCGACGGTGCAGTGAGCGGTTCGCATCGTATGGAATGCGACCTGCTGGTAATCGGTTCCGGCGCGGCAGGGCTTTCCGCCGCGGTGACGGCTGCGTGGCATGGCTTGAAAGTCATCGTCGTGGAAAAGGAGCGCGTATTCGGCGGCGCCACATCTTGGTCGGGTGGCTGGATGTGGGTACCGGGCAATCCGCTCGCCAAACGTGCCGGCATCGAAGAGGATCCGAAGCAGCCTCGGGAATATCTCAAAAACGAATTGCAAGGCCGCTACGACGCGGCGCGTATTGATGCCTTTCTGGACAATGCCGGTCCGATGGTGGCGTTTTTCGAGAAGAATACGTCCCTGCAATTTGCCGAAGGGAATGGCATCCCGGATGTCCATGGCCGTGTGCCCGGTGCTGCGACGCAGGGCCATCAGGTCATCGCGGCACCTTACGACGGGCGTGACGCCGGCCCGCTGCTGCGACGCTTGCGCAGAACGATGCGCGAAACCGCGTTTATGGGCATGCCTATCATGGCCGGTAGCGATCTCGCCGCCTTTCTCGGTATGACGCGTTCGTTCAAGGCGTTTCTGCATGTGAGCAAGCGATTTTCCCGTCATCTGCTCGACTTGGCCGTGCATGGACGCGCGATGCAATTGGTCAATGGGGTGGCCTTGACCGCCCGGCTGGCGAAATCGGCCGTGGACCTTGGTGTCACCTTGATCGAGTCGGCGCCGGCCCAACGCTTATTGCTTGCCGGCAACGGTGTTCGGGGCGCGATCGTGTCGTCGCCACGCGGCAATATCGAGATACAGGCGTCGAAAGGCGTCATGTTGGCGACCGGCGGATTCCCGAACGATATCGATCGACGAAAAGCGCTGTTCCCCCGTACGCCCACCGGCTTGGAGCATTTGGCCTTGCCGCCCGCGGCGTGTTCGGGGGACGGCATTACCCTGGGCGAAGCCGTCGGCGCGCACTTTCAAACCGACGTTGCCTCGGCTGCGGCCTGGGCTCCTGTCTCAAAAGTGTTGCACTCGGATGGCAGTATCGGGCATTTCCCGCACATTATCGATCGCGGCAAACCCGGGGTGATCGGGGTGCTGTCGACCGGCAAACGTTTCGTCAACGAAGCCGACGGTTATTACGATTATGGCGCTGCCATGGTTGCCGCGGCGCCGGCGGGAGAGGAGGTAGCATCGTGGTTGATCTGCGATCACACCTTCCAGCGTCGATACGGGTTGGGATTTGCCAAGCCCTTTCCGGTGTCGGTCAGGTCATTGCTGAAAAACGGCTATCTGAAACGGGGCGATTCCATTCGGGCGCTTGCCGAAGCGTGCGGGATCGCATCGGAGGCACTGGTGGCGACCGTGGCCGAATACAACGAATATGCGCGCCAGGGCGAGGACCCTTTATGGGGACGCGGGAGCACGCCGTATAACCGAAAGAACGGCGATCCACTGCATCCCGGAAAGAACCCCTGCATTGCGCCTATCGAAAACGGCCCGTTTTACGCCGTCAAGGTGTTGCCCGGGAGTTTTGGCACGTTCGCCGGATTGAAAACCAATCGCCATGCGCAAGTGCTCGATCAGGCAGACGCGCCTATTTCGGGACTGTATGCCGCCGGCGCCGACATGGTGAGCATCTTCGGCGGGTTTTATCCGTCGGGGGGCATCAACTTGGGGCCGGCAATGACATTCGGCTATATCGCCGCACGGCATGCGGCGGGGCTGATATCGTCCGCCGATGAGGACCTTCCGCGACAGTCGACGCGACGTGCGCAGAGCATGCCGGAAGTCGAAGCCAGTTACTGA
- a CDS encoding SDR family NAD(P)-dependent oxidoreductase produces the protein MEEDKVDAQSKKRRVAIVTGGARGLGDGIARRLAQDGFELVLWDISFDEDHSADRGFTPLLQQKVNVADLASVMQAFEALSRQVESVEVLVNNAGINGPIYPAADYPVDQWQRVLDINLNGVFHCCRALIPHMTARGYGRIVNIASISGKEGNPGNSAYAAAKGGVIALTKSIAKELATTGITINCIAPTMAETDLMKQMTPEFIASIKAKIPMGRFVKIDEVAAMAAWIASPDCSFTTGFTFDITGGRATY, from the coding sequence ATGGAGGAAGACAAGGTGGACGCACAAAGCAAAAAACGCAGGGTCGCGATCGTGACCGGTGGCGCACGCGGGCTTGGAGACGGCATCGCGCGGCGCTTGGCACAAGACGGTTTTGAACTTGTGTTATGGGATATCAGTTTTGACGAGGATCACAGCGCGGATCGGGGCTTTACGCCACTGCTGCAGCAGAAGGTGAATGTCGCCGATCTCGCATCGGTGATGCAGGCATTCGAGGCGCTGAGTCGGCAGGTGGAAAGCGTCGAAGTGTTGGTGAACAACGCCGGTATCAACGGTCCGATTTACCCGGCTGCCGACTATCCTGTCGATCAATGGCAACGGGTGCTCGATATCAATTTGAACGGCGTATTTCATTGCTGTCGTGCGCTTATTCCCCATATGACTGCGCGCGGATATGGACGGATCGTCAATATCGCCTCTATATCCGGGAAGGAAGGGAATCCGGGAAACAGCGCCTATGCGGCGGCGAAAGGCGGGGTCATCGCATTGACGAAGTCCATCGCGAAGGAATTAGCCACCACCGGCATTACGATAAATTGCATCGCCCCAACGATGGCCGAAACCGATCTGATGAAACAAATGACGCCCGAGTTCATTGCTTCTATCAAAGCGAAGATTCCCATGGGCCGTTTTGTGAAGATCGATGAAGTGGCCGCAATGGCGGCTTGGATCGCCAGTCCGGATTGCAGTTTCACGACCGGCTTTACGTTCGATATCACCGGCGGACGCGCGACGTATTAA
- a CDS encoding SDR family oxidoreductase, with amino-acid sequence MQVELNGRVAIITGGSKGIGRAIGARLVACGADVALVARDPGVLAEAKQALSGLGKGRVETFSCDVMQADAISKTYDDVMRTFGRVDIVVNNAGASQTGDFLSVTDAIWQADLDLKLFAAIRLTRLAWPQMQARRWGRVINVLNIGAKAPKAASAPTSVSRAAGMALTKVLAGEGAPHNILVNALHVGLIESDQCARKFEKSGESDYAAFLAKMGDNVPLGRIGSAEEFANVACFLASDLASYVTGTSINIDGNMSPVM; translated from the coding sequence ATGCAAGTGGAGCTGAACGGTCGCGTCGCGATCATCACGGGGGGAAGCAAAGGAATCGGCCGTGCCATCGGTGCGCGACTGGTGGCGTGCGGTGCCGATGTCGCCTTGGTCGCGCGCGATCCGGGTGTCCTCGCGGAGGCGAAGCAGGCGCTGTCGGGATTGGGGAAAGGGCGTGTCGAGACCTTTTCGTGCGACGTGATGCAGGCCGATGCCATCTCGAAAACGTACGACGACGTGATGCGGACCTTCGGGCGTGTCGATATCGTGGTGAATAACGCGGGGGCTTCGCAGACGGGGGACTTTCTTTCGGTGACCGACGCCATCTGGCAGGCCGACCTCGATTTGAAGCTGTTTGCGGCGATTCGTCTGACCCGTCTGGCATGGCCGCAGATGCAGGCGCGACGCTGGGGGCGCGTCATCAATGTGCTAAATATCGGCGCAAAGGCGCCCAAGGCCGCGTCGGCCCCGACGTCGGTCTCCCGTGCGGCGGGAATGGCATTGACGAAGGTACTGGCGGGCGAGGGCGCGCCGCATAACATCTTGGTGAACGCATTGCATGTCGGGCTGATCGAAAGCGATCAGTGTGCGCGTAAATTCGAGAAATCCGGCGAAAGCGACTACGCCGCGTTCCTGGCCAAGATGGGCGACAACGTCCCGCTCGGGCGGATAGGAAGCGCCGAAGAATTCGCTAATGTGGCATGCTTTCTCGCATCCGATCTGGCGAGTTATGTCACAGGCACCTCGATCAATATCGACGGCAATATGTCGCCTGTGATGTAA